One Prolixibacteraceae bacterium DNA segment encodes these proteins:
- a CDS encoding DUF4136 domain-containing protein: MKRRICIYSFIVLFGLLLFASCDDRGPETISDYDVVYTNYDNKEDFSKVKTYHMPDSVVFILSKDDYGVVNHNYDQTLLESVKSNLDALGWTEVPYEDLGTVEPDVFVTVSAITATWVQQYWYDDWWDYWDWYPFYPDWGWGPGYYPWFGYPVYYTTYDTGTVFIEMTDPSKTDQNKKQIPVIWVGAINGLLEGSQVNQRIQKNVDQAFYQSPYLKGDIN, translated from the coding sequence ATGAAACGACGTATTTGTATCTATTCTTTCATAGTTCTCTTCGGGCTACTTCTTTTTGCAAGTTGTGATGATCGAGGACCGGAAACCATCAGTGATTATGATGTTGTCTATACGAATTATGACAACAAAGAGGATTTCTCGAAAGTGAAAACATATCATATGCCAGATTCGGTGGTTTTTATTCTCTCAAAAGATGATTACGGAGTGGTCAATCATAACTATGATCAGACTCTCTTGGAAAGTGTTAAGAGTAACCTAGATGCTCTCGGATGGACTGAAGTGCCTTATGAAGATTTGGGTACTGTAGAACCAGATGTGTTTGTTACTGTCTCAGCAATCACTGCTACTTGGGTTCAACAGTATTGGTATGATGATTGGTGGGATTACTGGGATTGGTATCCTTTCTATCCTGATTGGGGATGGGGCCCAGGTTATTATCCATGGTTTGGATATCCTGTCTATTACACTACATATGACACAGGTACAGTATTTATTGAGATGACCGATCCTTCAAAAACTGACCAAAACAAGAAACAGATCCCTGTTATTTGGGTCGGTGCAATTAATGGACTACTGGAAGGAAGTCAAGTAAATCAGCGAATCCAAAAGAATGTGGATCAAGCTTTTTATCAGTCTCCTTACCTTAAAGGGGATATCAATTAA
- a CDS encoding MBL fold metallo-hydrolase, with the protein MKQSAIKKHPIEVTLYRNATMRIKHFGIHILTDPMLSDKATFMSFVTPEQNLNPTVDLPMPLDRIIEGIDMVLISHLHPDHFDAKAMEVLPKTLPIVCSKDDSNAIKEMGFIEVIGIEDSTTWRGIRFTKTGGKHGVDELKDQLGEVVGFVLEAPGYETLYWVGDCILDNQIRKNIHKYNPKIIITHSGGAIYLGEHQILMNGDDTIEIAKQVPDAKIIAVHLDALDHCLESRTTLKTKVKEQEVKNIYIPLDGQKLTL; encoded by the coding sequence ATGAAACAATCAGCGATAAAAAAACACCCTATAGAGGTTACCTTATACCGCAATGCCACTATGAGAATCAAACATTTTGGTATTCATATCTTAACAGACCCTATGCTTTCAGATAAAGCAACTTTTATGTCTTTTGTGACCCCAGAACAAAACCTGAACCCTACTGTAGATCTTCCGATGCCATTAGATAGGATTATTGAAGGGATAGATATGGTATTGATATCACATCTCCATCCAGATCATTTTGATGCAAAGGCGATGGAGGTATTGCCCAAAACACTCCCAATCGTTTGTAGCAAGGACGATAGTAATGCCATCAAAGAGATGGGATTTATTGAAGTGATAGGCATAGAAGATTCGACCACATGGAGAGGGATTAGATTTACCAAGACAGGAGGAAAACATGGAGTCGACGAGCTAAAGGACCAACTAGGTGAGGTCGTAGGATTTGTTTTGGAAGCACCAGGATATGAAACACTCTATTGGGTAGGCGACTGTATCCTAGACAACCAAATTCGAAAGAATATACACAAATACAATCCTAAAATCATCATTACTCACTCTGGAGGGGCCATATATTTGGGAGAACATCAGATATTAATGAATGGAGACGATACGATAGAGATCGCCAAACAAGTTCCTGATGCCAAAATAATCGCAGTACATCTAGATGCCTTAGACCACTGTTTAGAGAGTCGAACTACGTTAAAGACTAAGGTGAAAGAGCAGGAGGTGAAAAATATATACATACCATTAGATGGACAAAAGCTCACTCTATAA
- the hisS gene encoding histidine--tRNA ligase translates to MAQKPSIPKGTRDFGPEQMSKRNYIFDTIRSVFKLYGFQPIETPAMENLSTLMGKYGEEGDKLLFKVLNSGDFTKKVSDEDFSQRHIPKLTNKVSEKGLRYDLTVPFARYVVQHRNEISFPFKRFQIQPVWRADRPQRGRYREFYQCDVDVVGSDSLMNEVELIQIVDEVYHRLGINTVIKLNNRKVLAGIAETIGAADRIIDITVAIDKLDKIGLENVNKELVEKGIAEEAVEKLQPILMLSGSNEEKLSQIEMVIAASEVGMKGVEELREIFSYLTHFDLDVEVELDLTLARGLNYYTGAIFEVKAKDAVMGSITGGGRYDDLTGIFGLKDVSGVGISFGADRIYDVMESLDLFPKESITTTQVFFVNFGKAEENYCLPILSKLRKAGISSEIFGTSAKMKKQMTYANAKGIPFVVLVGESEMEAGMVTLKNMESGEQKQITPEQLVEVLSSK, encoded by the coding sequence ATGGCACAAAAACCATCCATTCCAAAAGGAACAAGAGATTTTGGACCAGAACAGATGTCCAAGAGAAATTATATTTTTGATACCATTCGTTCGGTATTTAAACTTTACGGATTTCAACCTATTGAGACTCCTGCGATGGAGAATCTTTCCACTTTGATGGGAAAATATGGCGAAGAGGGAGATAAGTTGTTGTTTAAGGTATTGAACTCTGGTGACTTTACTAAGAAGGTCTCTGATGAGGATTTCTCGCAACGCCATATCCCTAAGTTGACCAATAAGGTTAGTGAGAAGGGATTACGTTATGACCTTACTGTTCCTTTTGCTCGTTATGTGGTGCAACATCGTAATGAGATTAGTTTCCCTTTTAAGAGATTTCAAATTCAACCGGTTTGGCGTGCGGATAGACCTCAAAGAGGACGTTACCGCGAGTTCTATCAATGCGATGTGGATGTGGTTGGTAGTGACTCTTTAATGAATGAGGTGGAGTTGATCCAGATTGTGGATGAGGTATATCACCGTCTTGGGATTAATACTGTTATCAAATTAAACAACCGAAAGGTGCTTGCTGGTATCGCAGAAACTATTGGTGCGGCGGACCGTATAATCGATATTACTGTTGCCATTGATAAGCTAGATAAGATTGGTCTTGAGAATGTTAACAAGGAGCTTGTAGAGAAGGGGATCGCAGAAGAGGCAGTAGAGAAGCTGCAGCCTATTTTAATGCTTTCTGGTTCTAATGAGGAGAAGTTATCGCAAATAGAGATGGTGATTGCTGCTTCGGAAGTGGGTATGAAAGGAGTTGAGGAACTTCGTGAGATCTTTAGTTATCTTACTCATTTTGATTTAGATGTAGAGGTTGAGCTTGACTTGACTCTTGCAAGAGGACTGAACTACTATACTGGCGCAATTTTCGAAGTGAAAGCCAAAGATGCTGTTATGGGATCTATTACAGGTGGTGGTCGTTATGATGACCTTACTGGTATCTTCGGATTGAAAGATGTATCAGGGGTAGGTATCTCTTTTGGTGCTGACCGTATCTATGATGTGATGGAGTCATTGGATCTTTTCCCTAAAGAGAGTATCACTACAACTCAAGTTTTCTTTGTGAACTTCGGTAAGGCGGAAGAGAACTATTGTTTACCAATTCTCTCGAAGCTTCGTAAAGCGGGTATTTCTAGTGAGATTTTTGGTACTAGTGCTAAGATGAAGAAGCAGATGACTTATGCCAATGCGAAAGGCATCCCATTTGTGGTCTTGGTTGGTGAGAGCGAGATGGAAGCAGGAATGGTTACATTGAAAAACATGGAGAGTGGAGAGCAGAAGCAGATCACTCCTGAACAGTTGGTGGAAGTGTTGTCTTCGAAATAG
- the fldA gene encoding flavodoxin FldA, whose amino-acid sequence MGKTAIIYGSTTGNTESVADLIAEKIEGATVLSVGDFDPSDVDSYDNLILGTSTWGAGDLQDDWEEKLDDIASASFEGKVVAFYGLGDSDSYADTFVDGMGKIYDAIKDSGATVVGSVAADGYSYDESEAVVDGKFVGLPLDQDNEEDQTEGRISAWVESFLSLLK is encoded by the coding sequence ATGGGAAAAACTGCAATTATTTATGGATCTACTACTGGCAACACAGAGAGTGTTGCGGATCTGATTGCTGAAAAAATTGAAGGAGCAACTGTATTAAGTGTTGGTGATTTTGATCCTTCTGATGTGGACTCTTACGATAATCTAATTCTTGGAACTTCTACATGGGGCGCTGGGGATCTTCAGGATGATTGGGAAGAAAAACTAGATGATATTGCATCGGCCTCTTTCGAAGGAAAAGTGGTTGCATTTTATGGACTTGGAGATTCTGATAGTTATGCCGATACTTTTGTAGACGGTATGGGAAAGATATATGATGCTATCAAAGATAGTGGTGCGACTGTTGTTGGTAGTGTTGCAGCGGATGGTTACTCTTATGATGAATCGGAAGCAGTGGTCGATGGTAAATTTGTTGGATTGCCATTAGATCAAGATAATGAAGAGGATCAAACAGAGGGTCGTATCTCTGCTTGGGTAGAAAGTTTTTTGTCGTTATTGAAGTAG